In Xiphophorus maculatus strain JP 163 A chromosome 2, X_maculatus-5.0-male, whole genome shotgun sequence, one genomic interval encodes:
- the LOC111611719 gene encoding uncharacterized protein LOC111611719, whose product MKVRDVDGIWNCAWRVPIKQWEDPQGFQGLKHLPSMIVLGENRGYIHYQGQPKLCRKCGEHGHLAETCEKVFCGKCREVGHTFDECMNGRKCNLCGGQDHLFRDCPKSFANKLKKGKETLTETANEQVEAAGSEISNLPPGPLIGGEEERAGSGEGKEAPPRPKHPTDSSDDAPLPDAQLAKRPASESPPDLTPKVGKRGRLEELFGSFGEESRAFLAGSSNEVSFLDFAHQSTPKDPNKDREPVTPVRGLLYGDASTVWRNVSHPVLPNRLQDLSWMVAHGILPVRAVMHSRGMSATSICPRPGCGAPESVRPLLWECSAAVDLWAKAGSLQFPHLPAREVLHAQLVLYGVSQQKMTKKNFAEMWLTPATIKDATWTSRNLLVSRRRQMPPVAVLRMAAAKEEPQGLQVARQGHSHQEESPAPPWTKEPALHEQRSKQRRPGSPGEAGGKEL is encoded by the exons ATGAAGGTGCGGGATGTGGACGGCATCTGGAACTGTGCTTGGCGGGTCCCCATTAAACAATGGGAAGACCCCCAAGGCTTCCAGGGCCTGAAGCATCTCCCCTCAATGATAGTCCTGGGGGAGAACAGAGGCTACATTCACTATCAAGGCCAACCCAAACTGTGTCGGAAGTGCGGCGAGCATGGTCATCTGGCCGAAACTTGTGAGAAAGTTTTCTGTGGTAAATGTCGAGAAGTGGGACACACTTTTGATGAATGTATGAACGGGcggaaatgtaatttgtgtggTGGACAGGATCATTTGTTCAGAGACTGTCCAAAGTCGtttgcaaataaactgaaaaaaggaaaagagacgcTAACGGAAACGGCTAATGAGCAAGTGGAAGCAGCTGGGTCGGAAATTTCAAATCTCCCGCCAGGTCctctgattggaggagaggaggagagggcgggAAGCGGGGAGGGGAAGGAAGCCCCCCCCAGACCGAAACATCCA ACGGACAGCAGCGATGATGCCCCCCTCCCCGACGCCCAGCTGGCTAAGAGGCCGGCATCTGAGTCACCTCCCGACCTTACCCCCAAGGTAGGGAAGAGAGGAAGGCTGGAGGAACTCTTCGGTTCTTTCGGAGAGGAATCCAGAGCCTTCCTCGCTGGCTCATCCAATGAGGTCTCGTTCCTAGACTTTGCTCACCAATCAACCCCGAAGGACCCAAACAAG GACCGGGAACCAGTGACTCCAGTGCGCGGCCTCCTGTATGGAGACGCCTCCACCGTTTGGCGCAATGTGAGCCATCCCGTCCTTCCAAACAGACTCCAGGACCTGTCATGGATGGTGGCTCATGGGATCCTGCCGGTCAGAGCCGTTATGCACTCCCGCGGCATGTCTGCAACGTCCATCTGCCCCCGACCCGGTTGTGGCGCGCCGGAGTCGGTGAGGCCCCTGCTGTGGGAGTGCAGCGCTGCTGTGGACCTGTGGGCGAAGGCCGGCTCCTTGCAATTCCCACACTTGCCAGCAAGGGAGGTCCTCCATGCACAGCTAGTGCTGTACGGGGTGAGCCAgcagaaaatgactaaaaaaaacttCGCTGAGATGTGGCTCACCCCAGCCACCATCAAAGACGCcacttggacctccagaaactTGCTGGTGAGCAGGCGCAGGCAGATGCCCCCCGTGGCTGTGCTCCGGATGGCAGCAGCAAAAGAGGAACCTCAAGGGCTGCAGGTGGCGCGCCAAGGACACAGCCACCAAGAAGAATCGCCTGCGCCTCCGTGGACGAAGGAGCCGGCGCTCCACGAGCAGAGGTCCAAGCAGCGGCGGCCTGGCTCtccgggtgaggcaggagggaaggagcttTAG